The proteins below are encoded in one region of Mesoplasma melaleucae:
- a CDS encoding F0F1 ATP synthase subunit A: protein MLEGVWKFTSQFSAIIITTIIICAICITYNIKVRGQEEDKELSGLIVIVDMFILSVENLVVSIMGKNYRKLTPYFLYICLYIVVGSLVSLLGFESPSSSYTITLSMAFVTFVMIYYFAFKYQKWAYLKKYINPIEIFTQFTPLLSMSFRLFGNLLGGSIILGLVYAMFIGFQSSWAHGTISFGDEGMHWPSFGIWNAAALGGDAWKMQYTYWWSGVNIFTSVITPFLHMYFDMFDAVIQAVVFTMLSLSYWAEGMGEEQELTHKDEEKIVQKKLIN, encoded by the coding sequence ATGCTTGAAGGAGTATGAAAATTTACTAGTCAATTTAGTGCAATTATCATAACCACAATTATTATTTGTGCTATTTGTATTACTTATAACATTAAAGTGAGAGGACAAGAAGAAGACAAAGAACTATCAGGGTTAATTGTTATTGTTGATATGTTTATTTTATCAGTTGAAAACTTAGTTGTTTCAATTATGGGAAAAAACTATCGTAAATTAACTCCATACTTCTTATACATTTGCTTGTATATTGTAGTTGGTTCACTGGTATCATTACTTGGTTTTGAATCACCATCTTCTTCATATACAATTACTTTATCAATGGCTTTCGTTACTTTTGTGATGATTTATTACTTTGCGTTTAAGTATCAAAAATGAGCTTATTTAAAAAAATATATAAACCCAATTGAAATATTCACACAATTTACACCATTGTTATCTATGTCATTCCGTCTATTTGGAAACTTATTAGGGGGATCAATTATTTTAGGATTAGTGTACGCAATGTTCATTGGATTCCAAAGTAGTTGAGCACATGGAACAATTAGTTTTGGTGACGAAGGAATGCACTGACCAAGCTTTGGTATTTGAAATGCCGCTGCTTTAGGTGGAGATGCTTGAAAGATGCAGTATACATACTGATGATCAGGGGTTAACATTTTCACAAGTGTGATAACACCATTCTTACATATGTACTTTGATATGTTTGACGCTGTTATTCAGGCTGTTGTATTTACAATGTTATCACTTTCATACTGAGCAGAAGGTATGGGAGAAGAACAAGAGTTAACTCATAAAGATGAGGAAAAAATAGTTCAAAAAAAACTCATAAATTAA
- the upp gene encoding uracil phosphoribosyltransferase, whose amino-acid sequence MTFTELKHPLIIDKLSRMRKKETSSKDFRENLNEIAQLMVYEIFRDLELEPIEIETPMTKTTGYTIDKPIVLVPILRAGIGMLDGIQKLIPTAKVAHVGLYRDEETLEIHQYFAKKTEDIDKSYIIIVDPMLATGGSAIKAIDIVKSWGVKNIKFVCLVAVEPGISNVLKKHPDVEIYAASKDEKLSDKGYIVPGLGDAGDRIFGTK is encoded by the coding sequence ATGACATTTACAGAATTAAAACATCCGCTAATAATTGATAAATTATCAAGAATGCGTAAAAAGGAAACATCATCAAAAGATTTTAGAGAGAACCTTAATGAAATTGCTCAATTAATGGTTTATGAAATTTTTAGAGATTTAGAATTAGAACCAATTGAAATTGAAACACCAATGACAAAAACAACAGGTTATACAATTGATAAACCAATTGTGTTAGTTCCAATTTTAAGAGCAGGAATAGGAATGCTTGATGGAATTCAAAAATTAATTCCAACAGCAAAAGTTGCTCACGTTGGTTTATATAGAGATGAAGAAACTTTAGAGATTCACCAATACTTTGCAAAGAAAACAGAAGACATCGATAAGAGTTATATAATTATTGTTGATCCAATGCTTGCAACAGGTGGAAGTGCAATCAAAGCAATTGATATTGTTAAAAGTTGAGGGGTTAAAAATATTAAGTTTGTTTGTTTAGTAGCAGTTGAACCAGGAATTTCAAATGTATTAAAGAAACATCCAGATGTAGAAATATATGCAGCTTCAAAAGATGAGAAGCTTTCTGATAAAGGTTATATAGTTCCAGGTCTTGGAGATGCTGGAGATAGAATATTTGGTACAAAATAA
- the atpF gene encoding F0F1 ATP synthase subunit B, whose translation MTIFAETQTAGVPEIITSLFPNFPNFIAHFIATIVLVVILWKLMYKPFRKTIKDRRNKINELLSEVVQKQTEANIGVKKAEALLQDAKTESSLIIQTSKVDADIQKTHIITEAHKYADIIKNQAEKDIAQERSRVEAEIKKTIVNVAFDAAEQILQKEINKTKNKQIVDEFIENLDK comes from the coding sequence ATGACAATTTTCGCAGAAACACAAACAGCTGGAGTTCCAGAAATCATAACATCTTTATTTCCTAACTTCCCAAATTTTATTGCGCACTTTATAGCTACAATTGTTTTAGTAGTAATACTATGAAAATTGATGTATAAACCATTTAGAAAAACTATTAAAGATAGAAGAAATAAAATAAATGAATTATTAAGCGAAGTTGTGCAAAAACAAACAGAAGCAAATATTGGTGTTAAAAAAGCCGAAGCATTATTGCAAGACGCTAAAACTGAATCTTCATTAATTATTCAAACTTCAAAAGTTGATGCTGATATTCAAAAAACTCACATCATCACTGAAGCACACAAATACGCTGATATTATTAAGAATCAAGCAGAAAAAGATATCGCTCAAGAAAGATCAAGAGTTGAAGCAGAAATCAAAAAAACAATAGTAAATGTTGCATTTGATGCTGCTGAACAAATATTACAAAAAGAAATTAATAAAACAAAAAACAAACAAATTGTTGATGAGTTTATTGAAAACCTAGATAAATAA
- the uvrC gene encoding excinuclease ABC subunit UvrC has product MDLKSKVSNLPNKPGCYLYLNKDKHFIYVGKAKNLKKRVSTYFDRVQNLKTTRLVREIADIEYFVVSNEKESLLLEENLIKKYRPKYNVLLNDDKSYPYIIITNEKDPTYKYVRKLDKKALRSFGPLPIGSNARETLITLERLFPLRRCKGNLRKPCLHYFIGQCSGACFKEVDKAYYQEQIKRVDNFFKGNINEVKTILTNQMLKASENLQFEEAQRIKEQIISLDFTTTKQNVEFKSQTDLDVISYFIEDDKIAIVTLFYRAGKLLFKDEHIQLYFEQDITDLLDSFMTQIYEKNILPHKIIVDKEIELFELNDKYKNLTTHPIKEEEKIIYNIGLQNAQEAIRKSKISTTTNIGNENELIIQLQKVAKLNKEPYRLEMFDISNIGNEFIVGSCVVYINGKPVRNEFRKYNIESKFTSDYDRMKEMLYRRFQKALLEQRMLPDLIIMDGGIIQVHAAKEIINALGLNDIQIIGLVKDDHHKTSFLINTNEDDVKIKDYPKLFNWLSSIQIRVDEYAKSGFKKKQNNSFLKVELEQIEGLGKKRIQNLFKNYNTISEIRQASEVDLFKILKNKKTLDNLLNYLKNKK; this is encoded by the coding sequence ATGGATTTAAAAAGTAAAGTTAGTAATTTACCAAATAAACCAGGATGTTATTTATATTTAAATAAAGACAAACATTTTATTTATGTTGGTAAAGCCAAAAATTTGAAAAAAAGAGTTTCTACATATTTTGATCGAGTGCAAAACCTTAAAACAACTAGATTAGTTAGAGAAATTGCAGATATTGAATACTTTGTTGTTTCAAATGAAAAAGAATCGTTATTACTTGAAGAGAATTTAATTAAAAAATACAGACCAAAATATAATGTTTTATTAAATGATGACAAATCTTATCCATATATAATCATTACCAATGAAAAAGATCCAACCTATAAATACGTTAGAAAATTAGATAAAAAAGCATTAAGAAGCTTTGGTCCTTTACCAATTGGCTCTAATGCAAGAGAAACATTAATAACATTAGAACGATTATTTCCACTTAGAAGATGTAAAGGGAATTTAAGAAAACCTTGTTTACATTATTTTATTGGACAATGTAGTGGAGCTTGTTTTAAAGAAGTTGATAAAGCATATTACCAAGAACAAATCAAAAGAGTTGATAATTTCTTTAAAGGAAATATTAATGAAGTGAAAACAATTTTAACTAATCAAATGTTAAAAGCTTCAGAAAATTTACAATTTGAAGAAGCACAAAGAATTAAAGAACAAATAATAAGTTTAGATTTTACAACTACTAAACAAAATGTTGAGTTTAAAAGTCAAACTGATCTTGATGTTATAAGTTATTTTATTGAAGATGACAAAATAGCGATTGTTACATTATTCTATCGTGCAGGAAAACTTTTATTTAAAGATGAACATATTCAACTTTATTTTGAGCAAGACATTACTGATTTATTAGATTCATTTATGACTCAAATATATGAAAAAAATATCTTACCTCACAAAATTATTGTTGATAAAGAAATTGAATTGTTTGAACTAAATGATAAGTATAAAAATCTAACAACTCACCCAATTAAGGAAGAAGAAAAAATTATTTATAACATTGGATTACAGAATGCTCAAGAAGCAATTAGAAAATCAAAAATATCAACAACAACAAATATTGGTAATGAAAATGAATTAATTATTCAATTACAAAAAGTTGCTAAGTTAAACAAAGAACCATATCGTTTAGAAATGTTTGATATTTCCAATATTGGTAATGAGTTCATTGTTGGAAGTTGTGTAGTTTACATTAATGGTAAACCTGTTAGAAATGAATTTAGAAAATATAATATTGAAAGTAAATTTACATCTGATTATGATCGTATGAAAGAAATGTTGTATCGTAGATTTCAAAAAGCTTTATTGGAACAAAGAATGCTTCCTGACTTAATTATTATGGATGGTGGAATTATTCAAGTTCACGCAGCTAAAGAAATTATCAATGCATTAGGCTTAAATGATATTCAAATTATTGGATTAGTAAAAGATGATCATCATAAGACTTCGTTCTTAATTAATACAAATGAAGATGATGTAAAAATTAAAGATTATCCAAAATTATTTAACTGATTAAGTAGCATTCAAATCAGAGTTGATGAGTATGCAAAATCAGGTTTTAAAAAAAAGCAAAATAATTCATTTTTAAAAGTTGAGTTAGAACAAATTGAAGGATTAGGTAAAAAACGAATTCAAAATTTATTCAAAAACTATAATACAATAAGCGAAATTCGACAAGCAAGTGAAGTAGATCTGTTTAAAATATTAAAAAATAAAAAGACTTTGGATAACTTATTAAACTATTTAAAGAATAAGAAATAG
- the rpiB gene encoding ribose 5-phosphate isomerase B: MKRIYIGNDHTAIEMKNAIKKHLIENGYEVVDVGNNDGNSCNYANIGITLAEAVVADKDSKGIALCGTGIGISIAANKVQGARAGLVYEVQTAELTRQHNNANILATGARLIAVDKAILLVDTFLNTEFEGGRHHERVGTLDEYNK; the protein is encoded by the coding sequence ATGAAAAGAATATATATCGGAAATGATCATACAGCAATTGAAATGAAGAATGCTATTAAAAAACATTTAATTGAAAATGGTTATGAAGTTGTTGATGTAGGTAATAATGATGGAAATTCATGTAACTATGCAAATATTGGTATTACTTTAGCAGAAGCAGTTGTTGCTGATAAGGATAGTAAAGGAATTGCATTGTGTGGAACAGGAATTGGAATAAGCATTGCAGCTAACAAAGTTCAAGGAGCTAGAGCTGGATTAGTTTATGAAGTTCAAACAGCTGAATTAACAAGACAACATAATAATGCAAACATTTTAGCAACAGGAGCAAGATTAATTGCAGTTGATAAAGCAATTTTATTAGTTGACACTTTCTTAAATACAGAATTTGAAGGTGGAAGACATCATGAAAGAGTAGGAACATTAGATGAGTACAATAAATAA
- the greA gene encoding transcription elongation factor GreA, producing MEKEIILTQEGIEELKHELKHLLEVVRPEVIEELVEARNQGDLSENADYDAARNRQAEVEARIKELEAMISKAKLIEDASTTDGAIKIGSKVKFIMLNTKKEREVKIVGAVEADPFKNLISNESPIAKAIMGKKVGESVEVKDINNPYSIEIKEVN from the coding sequence ATGGAAAAAGAAATTATTTTAACTCAAGAAGGTATTGAAGAATTAAAACATGAATTAAAACACTTATTAGAAGTTGTTAGACCAGAAGTAATTGAAGAATTAGTTGAAGCACGTAACCAAGGTGATTTAAGTGAAAATGCAGATTATGATGCAGCTCGTAATCGCCAAGCTGAAGTTGAAGCAAGAATTAAAGAACTTGAAGCAATGATAAGTAAAGCTAAATTAATTGAAGATGCTTCTACAACTGATGGAGCAATTAAAATTGGTTCAAAAGTAAAATTTATTATGTTAAATACTAAAAAAGAAAGAGAAGTTAAAATCGTAGGAGCTGTTGAAGCAGATCCATTTAAAAACTTAATTTCAAATGAGTCACCAATCGCAAAAGCAATTATGGGTAAAAAAGTTGGAGAATCAGTAGAAGTTAAAGATATTAACAATCCTTACTCAATTGAAATCAAAGAAGTTAATTAA
- a CDS encoding serine hydroxymethyltransferase produces MSTINKNILESLRKELKRQQEHIELIASENYVSDAVLQLSGSILTNKYAEGYPDKRYYGGCEFVDQIEKQGIELAKKIFNAEHANLQPHSGSQANEAVYRALLKNGDKIVSMSLDAGGHLTHGYPINFSGNNYDFKFYGVNKETEEIDFDEVRKVVLEHQPKLIVAGASAYSRIIDFKKFKEIADEVGALLMVDMAHIAGLVAGGVHPNPMEYADVVTTTTHKTLRGARGGMILSKAEIGKKIDSAVFPGTQGGPLENQIAGKVQALYEADTSEFKAYAKQVVENSKAFAAALADNGMRLIANGSDNHLINLDVKNTLNVTGKDAEKILESIGIVSNKNMIPFDTEKPFVTSGIRVGTAAMTTRGFKEKEFIEVARIIASALKDQSQSNLDKLAKEVASLCKSFPIYEHLSEHLSY; encoded by the coding sequence ATGAGTACAATAAATAAAAATATCTTAGAATCACTAAGAAAAGAATTAAAAAGACAACAAGAACATATTGAATTAATAGCAAGTGAAAATTATGTTAGTGACGCAGTTTTACAATTATCAGGAAGTATATTAACTAATAAATATGCTGAAGGATACCCAGATAAAAGATATTATGGTGGATGTGAATTTGTTGATCAAATTGAAAAACAAGGAATTGAGTTAGCTAAAAAAATCTTTAATGCAGAACATGCTAACTTACAACCACACTCAGGTAGTCAAGCAAACGAAGCTGTTTATCGTGCACTATTAAAAAATGGCGATAAAATTGTTTCAATGAGTTTAGATGCTGGTGGTCACTTAACACATGGATATCCTATTAATTTTTCAGGAAACAATTATGATTTTAAATTTTATGGAGTAAACAAAGAAACAGAAGAAATTGATTTTGATGAAGTAAGAAAAGTTGTTTTAGAACATCAACCAAAATTGATTGTGGCTGGAGCAAGTGCTTACTCAAGAATTATTGACTTTAAAAAATTTAAAGAAATTGCTGACGAAGTTGGAGCATTATTAATGGTTGATATGGCTCACATCGCTGGTTTAGTTGCTGGTGGAGTTCATCCTAATCCAATGGAATATGCTGATGTAGTTACAACAACAACACATAAAACATTAAGAGGAGCAAGAGGAGGAATGATTTTATCAAAAGCTGAAATTGGTAAAAAAATTGATTCTGCTGTATTCCCAGGTACACAAGGTGGACCATTAGAAAATCAAATCGCTGGTAAAGTACAAGCATTATATGAAGCTGATACTTCAGAATTCAAAGCTTATGCAAAACAAGTAGTTGAAAATTCAAAAGCCTTTGCAGCAGCCCTTGCAGATAATGGAATGCGTTTAATTGCAAACGGTTCAGACAATCACTTAATTAATTTAGATGTTAAAAACACGTTAAATGTAACAGGTAAAGATGCAGAAAAAATTCTTGAAAGCATTGGAATTGTTTCAAACAAAAATATGATTCCATTTGACACTGAAAAACCATTTGTAACAAGTGGTATTAGAGTTGGAACAGCTGCAATGACAACGCGTGGATTCAAAGAAAAAGAATTTATTGAAGTTGCAAGAATTATTGCTAGTGCTTTAAAAGATCAATCACAAAGTAATTTAGATAAGCTTGCAAAAGAAGTAGCAAGTTTATGTAAGTCATTCCCAATTTATGAGCATTTATCAGAACATTTATCATATTAA
- the atpE gene encoding ATP synthase F0 subunit C: MLFTDYMANFLVGYFSVLSSILPLLAETTTTGDGLKLLGAGVAIVGVAGAGIGQGAVGQGACMAIGRNPEMAPKITSTMIIAAGIAESGAIYALVVAILLIFVA; encoded by the coding sequence ATGTTATTTACAGATTACATGGCAAATTTTTTAGTAGGATACTTTAGTGTATTATCAAGTATTTTACCTTTATTAGCAGAAACTACAACAACAGGAGATGGTCTTAAATTATTAGGAGCCGGAGTTGCTATTGTTGGGGTTGCTGGAGCAGGAATCGGACAAGGAGCTGTAGGACAAGGTGCATGTATGGCAATTGGAAGAAACCCAGAAATGGCACCAAAAATTACTTCAACTATGATTATTGCAGCAGGGATTGCAGAATCAGGTGCTATTTATGCATTAGTTGTTGCTATCTTATTAATTTTCGTAGCTTAA
- a CDS encoding DNA translocase FtsK has translation MENKKEEKFLANYEWNEEKTAAFVTTKQKRRSDSISWMVTGLVILFITVFSLGRITVIGQFLDDVIFNFLFGWFKYFIYVILFIVDLSIFSGIRFKFKKRFLLMVMSSFILLCWLISLILFTQIIALKNEHLNKLWQKDFFGQMFGVYATEWFNHSIFSGQYYKEVIDYFLKTGGDGYFNLYSGGGITGTLMVATTSYLSIVGSYLLLVALMFINGMWIFTGDPIFLFKSKSKRKGKALRILTLKSKRNPNTKKMKEVANQVSTEPKLEKNGWDSINVFGNMDFDEEQETRTSDLTIQLPSYVKKDDKELLDQIKQEEHLECSLPEEVIDAKYVKNKELISNNLSSSSLMDENLNDPNRRRFVSRRVQENNQVETLVKNPDLKPITQNSQVVKEEQSAEIKQVISEPIIENEPEVTVDGDDTFFDAIYQENEVEVKSETAEALDALSKYDISDNNINEEPIVEEVSTPITKTVVEPTPVLEEINEETVEEPKIIMNKNYKLPPLDVLAVMEKDYNKERSNKENAALKALAINETFNQFGVKAKVINSIIGPSVMKFEIEAEPGVKVNSITNLENDLKLALATQNMRLEAPIPGKNLIGIELANASSEMVSMREIIESISKEQEGEKLLFVLGKNVLGEPLTAQLNKMPHLLVAGSTGSGKSVMINALICSILLRAKPNEVKFLMIDPKKVELSVYSRIPHMLAPVVSDMKQAANALKMVVAEMERRYELFMNLGVRNIDGYNRKVSGSKKMPFQVIIIDELADLMMTGDKKQVEESIMRITQMARAAGIHLIVATQRPSTDVITGTIKTNIPTRIAFAVTTGIDSRIILDSIGAENLLGRGDMLFMPPGGGDLMRAQGAYLSDEEIKEIVDFTIAQQQPMYSEEFDHDNLKSVGLVDEFYEDAKAFVIEKQDASSSAIRGKFRIADARATNILNHLEDEGIVGPKNASGRREVLIKK, from the coding sequence ATGGAAAATAAGAAAGAAGAAAAGTTTTTAGCTAACTACGAATGAAACGAAGAAAAAACTGCTGCTTTTGTTACAACTAAACAAAAGCGAAGAAGTGACTCAATTTCATGAATGGTTACAGGATTAGTTATTTTATTTATAACTGTTTTTTCATTAGGAAGAATTACAGTAATTGGACAATTTCTTGATGATGTTATTTTCAACTTTTTATTTGGTTGATTTAAATACTTTATCTATGTAATTTTATTTATTGTAGATTTATCAATTTTTTCAGGAATTAGATTTAAATTTAAAAAACGATTCTTATTAATGGTAATGTCTTCGTTTATATTATTATGTTGATTAATTTCATTGATTTTGTTCACACAAATAATAGCTTTAAAGAATGAACACTTAAATAAGCTATGACAAAAAGACTTTTTTGGTCAAATGTTTGGCGTTTATGCTACAGAATGATTTAATCACTCAATTTTTTCTGGACAGTATTATAAAGAAGTAATTGACTACTTCTTAAAAACTGGTGGAGATGGATACTTTAACTTATACAGTGGTGGTGGAATAACTGGAACTTTAATGGTTGCTACTACTTCTTATTTATCAATTGTAGGATCATACCTATTACTTGTTGCTTTAATGTTTATTAATGGAATGTGAATATTTACAGGTGATCCAATTTTCTTATTTAAATCTAAATCAAAAAGAAAAGGTAAAGCTTTAAGAATTCTAACTTTAAAATCAAAAAGAAATCCAAATACTAAAAAAATGAAAGAAGTTGCTAACCAGGTTTCAACTGAACCTAAACTTGAAAAAAATGGTTGGGACTCAATTAATGTATTTGGAAACATGGATTTTGATGAAGAACAAGAAACTAGAACTAGCGATTTAACAATTCAACTACCTTCATATGTTAAAAAAGATGACAAAGAATTATTAGATCAAATTAAACAAGAAGAACATTTAGAATGCTCATTACCCGAAGAAGTAATAGATGCTAAATATGTTAAAAACAAAGAACTAATTTCAAACAACTTATCTTCATCTTCATTGATGGATGAAAATCTTAATGATCCAAACCGTAGAAGATTTGTTTCAAGAAGAGTTCAAGAAAACAATCAAGTTGAAACTCTAGTTAAAAACCCCGATCTAAAACCAATTACACAAAATAGTCAAGTTGTTAAAGAAGAACAAAGTGCAGAAATTAAACAAGTTATTTCAGAACCAATCATTGAAAATGAACCTGAAGTAACAGTTGATGGTGATGATACTTTCTTTGATGCAATTTATCAAGAAAATGAAGTTGAAGTAAAAAGTGAAACAGCAGAAGCACTTGATGCCTTAAGTAAATATGATATTTCAGATAATAATATAAATGAAGAACCAATTGTTGAAGAAGTAAGCACTCCAATTACTAAAACTGTAGTAGAACCAACACCAGTTCTTGAAGAAATAAATGAAGAAACAGTTGAAGAACCAAAAATTATAATGAATAAAAATTATAAACTTCCACCACTCGATGTATTAGCTGTAATGGAAAAAGATTACAACAAAGAAAGATCTAATAAAGAGAATGCTGCATTAAAAGCACTTGCAATTAATGAAACATTTAACCAATTCGGAGTTAAAGCAAAAGTTATTAACTCAATCATTGGACCAAGTGTTATGAAGTTTGAAATTGAAGCTGAACCTGGTGTAAAAGTTAATAGTATTACAAACCTAGAGAATGATTTAAAATTAGCTTTAGCTACTCAAAACATGCGTTTAGAAGCACCAATTCCAGGAAAAAACTTAATTGGAATTGAATTAGCTAATGCAAGTTCTGAAATGGTTTCAATGCGTGAAATTATTGAATCAATTTCAAAAGAACAAGAAGGTGAAAAATTATTATTCGTTTTAGGTAAAAACGTTTTAGGTGAACCTTTAACTGCACAATTAAACAAAATGCCTCACTTACTTGTTGCCGGATCAACAGGTAGTGGTAAATCAGTTATGATTAATGCTTTAATTTGTTCAATTCTGTTAAGAGCAAAACCAAATGAAGTTAAATTCTTAATGATTGACCCTAAAAAAGTTGAACTTTCAGTTTATTCAAGAATTCCACATATGTTAGCTCCAGTTGTTTCAGATATGAAGCAAGCAGCCAATGCATTAAAAATGGTTGTTGCTGAAATGGAAAGACGTTATGAATTATTCATGAATCTTGGAGTTAGAAACATTGATGGGTATAACAGAAAAGTTTCAGGATCTAAAAAAATGCCATTCCAAGTTATTATTATTGATGAGCTAGCTGACTTAATGATGACTGGTGATAAAAAACAAGTTGAAGAATCAATTATGAGAATTACACAAATGGCACGTGCTGCAGGAATTCATTTAATAGTTGCAACACAAAGACCATCAACTGATGTTATTACAGGAACAATTAAAACAAACATTCCAACAAGAATTGCGTTTGCTGTCACAACAGGAATTGACTCAAGAATAATCTTAGATTCAATCGGTGCAGAAAACTTACTTGGTAGAGGAGATATGTTATTCATGCCTCCAGGTGGTGGAGACTTAATGAGAGCACAAGGAGCTTATTTAAGTGATGAAGAAATCAAAGAAATTGTTGATTTCACAATTGCTCAACAACAACCAATGTACTCAGAAGAGTTTGACCATGATAACTTAAAATCAGTTGGTTTAGTTGATGAATTTTATGAAGATGCTAAAGCATTTGTAATTGAAAAACAAGATGCATCTTCATCTGCAATTAGAGGTAAATTTAGAATTGCTGATGCTAGAGCAACAAATATTTTAAATCACTTAGAAGATGAAGGAATAGTTGGACCAAAAAATGCTTCAGGGCGAAGAGAAGTTCTAATTAAGAAATAA
- a CDS encoding MG406 family protein, giving the protein MELKSIYKNWVKSSTWFIIITMIFLTGITILLLFALKIINYNWLTGWILGFTSFLVGIFISKKSVKLLLENENHFLFYFFFLLRLGIYAAPLFIAFFNNNVIFDYKGVLIGLSPILLLLFTNQKILNITSY; this is encoded by the coding sequence ATGGAATTAAAAAGTATTTATAAAAACTGAGTCAAAAGTTCAACATGATTTATTATAATAACAATGATTTTTTTAACGGGAATAACAATCTTGTTGTTGTTTGCGTTAAAAATTATTAATTATAATTGACTAACAGGTTGAATTTTAGGTTTTACTTCATTTTTAGTTGGTATTTTTATTAGCAAAAAGTCAGTTAAGCTTTTGCTGGAGAATGAAAATCACTTTTTATTTTACTTTTTCTTTTTATTAAGATTAGGCATTTACGCTGCTCCGTTATTTATTGCTTTTTTTAATAACAACGTTATTTTTGATTACAAAGGTGTGTTAATTGGTCTTAGCCCAATTCTACTATTACTATTTACTAACCAAAAGATCTTGAATATAACAAGTTATTAA
- the rsmI gene encoding 16S rRNA (cytidine(1402)-2'-O)-methyltransferase: MRNQSTFKNNKPTIYLVGTPIGNLEDISFRAIDTLKNVDVICCEDTRTSQTFLKKYNINKKLISLHKFNETERIKELIQVLENQNNIAIISDAGCPAISDPGATFINEILKVYDCNVTSVNVGPAYIHAIVASGYMTKENYFHGFLDRKSEKTKMNELKEIINKNSNAIISFYESVYRIQDTVAKLKEILNPAQSVLIGRELTKINEQYIQGNIIEVNEFIQSEAFVLKGEFVIVIDAQKQINIEIDEQEIITLVEELIKEGYKLKQACDIIGAKINKSKNEVYQIFIKK, encoded by the coding sequence ATGAGAAATCAATCAACATTTAAAAATAATAAACCGACTATTTATTTAGTTGGTACACCAATTGGAAATTTAGAAGATATAAGTTTTAGAGCAATTGATACATTAAAAAATGTTGATGTTATTTGTTGTGAAGATACTAGAACTAGTCAAACATTTTTAAAAAAATATAATATTAATAAAAAATTAATTTCATTACATAAGTTTAATGAAACAGAAAGAATTAAAGAATTAATTCAAGTTTTAGAGAACCAAAATAATATTGCAATTATTAGTGATGCTGGTTGTCCTGCAATTAGTGATCCAGGTGCTACATTTATTAATGAAATATTGAAAGTTTATGATTGTAATGTAACAAGTGTAAACGTTGGACCAGCATACATTCATGCAATAGTAGCTAGTGGTTATATGACAAAAGAGAATTATTTTCATGGTTTTTTAGATAGAAAATCTGAAAAAACAAAAATGAATGAGTTAAAAGAAATTATTAATAAAAATTCAAATGCTATTATTAGTTTTTATGAATCTGTTTATAGAATTCAAGACACAGTTGCAAAATTAAAAGAAATTTTAAATCCTGCACAAAGTGTTTTAATTGGAAGAGAACTAACTAAAATTAATGAGCAATACATTCAAGGAAATATTATTGAAGTTAACGAATTTATTCAAAGTGAAGCATTTGTGTTAAAAGGTGAATTTGTAATTGTGATAGATGCTCAAAAACAAATTAACATTGAAATTGATGAACAAGAAATCATCACACTTGTAGAAGAACTAATTAAAGAAGGTTACAAGTTAAAACAAGCTTGTGATATTATTGGTGCTAAGATAAATAAATCAAAAAATGAGGTTTATCAAATATTTATTAAAAAGTAG